From the genome of Deinococcus sp. AJ005, one region includes:
- a CDS encoding glycerol-3-phosphate acyltransferase, with amino-acid sequence MLFLSALLLLVAFLVGSLPLGYLLLSRAGVNTRLSSAHNLGVENMLRLVGPGLATASALLDAGKGLLAVLMASSLGLPEVTVLAALAAYLGHLNPPNALYLPLYGSAFGRVPPRGRGNLVLLGVLAGVAVTGAVPLWVAALPVIVYAGVTGYWGYVSAATLAGLAVFAAVVALLPIGVPAKLGALGLLVAAGWRFKENIGRMLDGTEPKFGEEVPLAGKRSDEVVAAFMIHPMTLENFWSAPRFAWLKPLVERGVISEASVRQMAANLRPMKVGELRGIRTPEGQSIRCYLLSSPLLPDVFDTNPELATRRAIEGARLAHELGAEVFGLGAFWSVVGNKGVDVQAAVPEITVTNGGAYTSGTIKAAIPGILKHFESEGRDLKAATAGIVGANGVVAFGIARTIAPQVARIIMLGRNLDKLERSAATLRRANKDTEIITTTDYATLKDADLIFTATSDPLPVIFPQHVKPGTWIFDEGRPADVDESVASIPGVRIIPGGVVRPPGGMTSNIDLQFGEGAVPACLAETLIIAATGEHQRKSLGPQTLSENINFFVEQAARLGFEVVD; translated from the coding sequence ATGTTGTTTTTGTCGGCCCTGTTGCTGCTGGTGGCCTTTCTCGTGGGCAGCCTGCCGCTGGGCTATCTGCTCCTGAGCCGCGCCGGGGTCAACACCCGCCTGAGCAGCGCGCACAACCTGGGTGTGGAAAACATGCTGCGGCTGGTGGGGCCAGGGCTAGCCACCGCTTCCGCACTGCTGGACGCGGGTAAGGGGCTGCTGGCGGTGCTGATGGCCTCCAGCCTGGGACTGCCGGAAGTGACCGTGCTGGCTGCACTCGCCGCGTACCTGGGGCATCTCAATCCGCCGAACGCTCTTTACCTGCCGCTCTACGGCTCAGCTTTTGGACGAGTGCCGCCGCGTGGGCGCGGGAATCTGGTGCTGCTGGGCGTGCTGGCTGGGGTGGCCGTCACTGGGGCAGTGCCGCTGTGGGTGGCCGCATTGCCTGTCATCGTCTACGCGGGCGTCACCGGGTACTGGGGCTATGTCAGCGCGGCCACGCTGGCAGGACTGGCGGTCTTCGCCGCTGTGGTGGCGCTGCTGCCCATCGGCGTTCCGGCCAAGCTGGGGGCACTGGGGCTGCTGGTGGCGGCGGGCTGGCGCTTCAAGGAGAACATCGGGCGCATGCTGGACGGCACCGAGCCGAAATTTGGTGAGGAAGTGCCGCTGGCTGGAAAGCGCAGCGACGAGGTGGTGGCCGCCTTCATGATCCACCCAATGACGCTGGAAAATTTCTGGTCCGCCCCCCGTTTCGCGTGGCTCAAACCGCTGGTGGAACGCGGCGTGATCAGCGAGGCCAGCGTGCGCCAGATGGCCGCCAACCTGCGCCCCATGAAGGTGGGCGAACTGCGCGGCATCCGCACCCCGGAGGGCCAGAGCATCCGCTGCTACCTGCTGTCCAGCCCGCTGCTGCCCGACGTGTTCGACACCAACCCGGAGCTGGCCACGCGCCGGGCCATCGAGGGCGCGCGGCTGGCGCATGAGCTGGGCGCGGAGGTCTTCGGGCTGGGCGCGTTCTGGTCCGTGGTGGGCAACAAGGGCGTGGACGTGCAGGCCGCCGTGCCCGAAATTACTGTGACCAATGGCGGCGCGTATACCTCCGGCACCATTAAAGCCGCGATTCCGGGCATCCTGAAACACTTCGAATCCGAGGGCCGGGACCTGAAGGCCGCCACCGCCGGAATCGTGGGCGCAAACGGCGTGGTGGCCTTCGGCATCGCGCGGACCATTGCGCCACAGGTGGCCAGAATTATCATGCTGGGGCGCAATCTGGACAAGCTGGAACGCAGCGCCGCCACCCTACGCCGCGCCAACAAGGACACCGAGATCATCACCACCACCGATTACGCCACCTTGAAGGACGCGGACCTGATCTTCACAGCCACCAGTGACCCGCTGCCGGTAATCTTTCCGCAGCACGTCAAGCCCGGCACCTGGATCTTCGACGAGGGCCGCCCGGCAGATGTGGACGAGAGCGTGGCGAGCATTCCCGGCGTGCGGATCATTCCTGGCGGCGTGGTGCGCCCCCCCGGCGGTATGACCAGCAACATCGACCTGCAATTTGGCGAGGGTGCGGTGCCCGCCTGTCTGGCCGAAACGCTGATCATCGCGGCTACCGGAGAACACCAGCGCAAGAGTCTGGGACCACAGACGCTGAGCGAGAACATCAATTTCTTTGTGGAACAGGCCGCCCGACTGGGCTTTGAAGTGGTGGACTAG
- a CDS encoding fasciclin domain-containing protein yields MFKKTTLMLTGALMLSAMGAAQTTPAPTQTIAEIVSTNPDFSTLLAAVKAAGLVETLSGAGPFTVFAPTNAAFAKIPAADLNALINDPEKLKSILLYHVVVGKAMAADVIELTTAKTVNGAAVNIKVSGGKVMVNDATVTQADVQATNGVIHVIDTVLMPPANAMATPEATAAAATTAAAPTAAMAEPTETITGIISTDPDLTTLLAAVKAADLEATLIGKGPFTLFAPTNAAFAKIPKADLDALLADPAKLKAVLLYHVVAGQVMAADVVKLTTADTVNGAAVDIQVDGSTVAINNATITRADVPAINGVVHFIDTVLMPPAK; encoded by the coding sequence ATGTTTAAGAAGACCACACTGATGTTGACGGGTGCGCTGATGCTTTCTGCCATGGGGGCCGCACAGACCACGCCCGCACCCACCCAGACGATTGCCGAAATCGTTTCTACCAACCCTGATTTCAGCACGCTGCTGGCGGCAGTCAAGGCCGCTGGCCTGGTCGAAACCCTGAGCGGCGCTGGCCCGTTCACCGTCTTTGCTCCCACCAACGCAGCCTTCGCCAAGATTCCCGCCGCTGACCTGAACGCGCTGATCAACGATCCAGAAAAGCTCAAGTCCATCCTGCTGTATCACGTTGTGGTGGGCAAGGCGATGGCCGCCGATGTCATTGAACTGACCACAGCCAAAACAGTGAACGGCGCGGCGGTGAACATCAAGGTGAGCGGCGGCAAGGTGATGGTCAACGACGCCACCGTGACTCAGGCCGATGTGCAGGCCACCAACGGCGTGATCCATGTGATCGACACCGTGCTGATGCCGCCCGCTAACGCGATGGCCACGCCCGAAGCAACGGCGGCGGCAGCGACGACAGCGGCTGCCCCAACGGCAGCGATGGCCGAGCCGACAGAGACCATCACTGGCATCATCTCGACGGATCCCGACCTCACCACCCTGCTGGCCGCCGTGAAGGCCGCTGATCTGGAGGCCACTCTGATCGGCAAGGGACCCTTCACGTTGTTTGCGCCCACCAACGCCGCCTTTGCCAAGATTCCGAAAGCGGACCTGGATGCCTTACTGGCAGACCCGGCCAAGCTCAAGGCTGTGCTGCTGTATCACGTCGTTGCTGGTCAGGTCATGGCCGCCGATGTCGTGAAGCTCACCACGGCTGACACCGTGAACGGCGCGGCAGTGGACATTCAGGTCGATGGCAGCACCGTGGCGATCAACAATGCCACCATCACCAGGGCCGATGTGCCAGCCATCAACGGCGTGGTTCACTTCATCGACACCGTGTTGATGCCGCCCGCCAAGTAA